In Opitutaceae bacterium TAV5, one genomic interval encodes:
- a CDS encoding heparinase: protein MHFGVIIRLAAVFLSPGLAVLARASSGGAGLPTAAMQWVGDVRLLPEFPKPDPSGAFADLKIRQPDGAFIRLPREDWAAARVRVADDPAWREWLSKRQAVTDAWIRKNRDRVEWRAGWSHDFVSPKDGSFLVWTEDIPGEQTHTLRSRSGHEVELTPKIFGGWVMKFREQHLYQITEAARLYRITGDTRYRDWAAGQLDFYAENLQRWPVVNPKGNYARLGCQSLEDAVWLARFVDAVRLLRDEVEPERLKAWCDNLLKPQAGLLDRSFQVIHNIAVWHRASQASVALLTGDEAMWSRVVDGPFGLRAQLRRGVTSDYLWYEQSMGYNDYIVAATYPLFLVAGLLGHGDRLKHEAAVVQNLMLAPLMIRFPHGTLPNPADTTRIPVAPSGWLARGYRVFPTSVGLVRASGNRSWDTLVDPPAEVASGAGTAPDAMTEALPEVRSVSMESSRFALLRSGPWQVFLHYGQINRSHSQAEALNWSASFDGTDVTHDPGTVGYGSPMSNGYYRRGLNHNVPLVDGEGQVPWRRGELLLFDAGRAIVSAAQPDYRPDASARRTLRIEGNKLIDEVSIATRAAEGQTPPAMLLGLALHLQGTPLLDSRFQPDPAFAQGRPEPFGYWRDVRRALFEDEAVIDVRFSPVLTLRVRIATPGRFAIWQGKSPDYPPGQRSGFYVEKGETGVEATFTTEIFPLR, encoded by the coding sequence ATGCACTTCGGAGTGATCATCCGCCTCGCCGCTGTCTTTTTGTCACCGGGTCTCGCCGTCCTGGCCCGGGCTTCGTCCGGCGGCGCCGGTCTGCCCACCGCCGCCATGCAGTGGGTGGGCGATGTCCGTCTGCTCCCGGAGTTTCCGAAGCCCGATCCCTCGGGCGCGTTCGCCGATCTCAAAATCAGACAACCCGATGGCGCCTTCATCCGGTTGCCTCGTGAAGACTGGGCCGCCGCCCGTGTCCGCGTTGCCGATGATCCCGCCTGGCGTGAGTGGCTGAGCAAACGGCAGGCTGTCACCGATGCATGGATACGGAAAAACCGTGACCGCGTCGAATGGCGCGCCGGCTGGTCGCACGATTTCGTCAGTCCCAAAGATGGTTCGTTCCTGGTCTGGACCGAAGACATCCCCGGCGAGCAGACCCACACGCTGCGCAGCCGCAGCGGTCACGAGGTCGAGTTGACTCCGAAAATTTTCGGAGGCTGGGTCATGAAATTCCGGGAGCAGCATCTTTACCAGATCACCGAGGCTGCCCGTCTGTACCGGATTACCGGTGACACCCGTTATCGTGACTGGGCCGCGGGGCAGCTTGATTTCTACGCGGAGAACCTCCAGCGCTGGCCGGTCGTAAACCCCAAGGGCAATTATGCCCGTCTCGGCTGCCAGAGCCTGGAGGATGCCGTGTGGCTGGCACGTTTCGTCGACGCCGTCCGTCTGCTGCGCGACGAGGTGGAGCCCGAACGTCTCAAGGCGTGGTGCGACAACCTGCTCAAGCCGCAAGCCGGGCTGCTCGACCGCTCGTTTCAGGTCATTCACAACATCGCTGTCTGGCACCGCGCCTCGCAGGCTTCGGTGGCGCTTCTCACCGGTGACGAGGCGATGTGGTCCCGCGTGGTGGACGGACCATTCGGCCTTCGCGCCCAGCTTCGGCGCGGCGTCACCAGCGATTATCTCTGGTATGAGCAATCGATGGGTTACAACGATTACATCGTGGCGGCCACGTATCCGCTTTTTCTTGTCGCCGGGTTGCTCGGACACGGCGACCGCTTGAAACACGAGGCTGCCGTCGTGCAGAACCTGATGCTGGCCCCGCTCATGATCCGTTTTCCCCATGGCACGTTGCCGAATCCGGCGGATACCACCCGCATTCCCGTGGCTCCCTCCGGCTGGCTGGCCCGCGGTTATCGCGTATTTCCCACTTCCGTCGGCCTGGTCCGGGCGTCCGGCAATCGCTCGTGGGACACCCTTGTCGATCCGCCCGCCGAAGTCGCTTCGGGTGCCGGCACCGCTCCGGACGCGATGACAGAAGCGCTCCCGGAGGTGCGTTCCGTATCCATGGAAAGCTCCCGCTTTGCCCTCCTCCGGAGCGGCCCCTGGCAGGTTTTTTTGCATTACGGCCAGATCAACCGTTCGCATTCACAGGCCGAGGCGCTCAACTGGTCGGCGTCCTTCGATGGCACCGACGTGACGCACGACCCCGGCACGGTGGGTTACGGCTCACCCATGAGCAACGGCTACTACCGGCGCGGCCTCAATCACAACGTCCCGCTCGTCGACGGCGAGGGGCAGGTCCCTTGGCGTCGGGGAGAACTGCTCCTGTTCGATGCCGGTCGCGCCATCGTTTCAGCCGCGCAGCCCGACTACCGGCCCGACGCCTCCGCCCGCCGCACACTGAGGATCGAGGGGAACAAGCTCATCGACGAAGTCTCCATTGCAACCCGGGCTGCTGAGGGGCAAACGCCTCCGGCTATGCTGCTCGGACTCGCGCTGCATCTGCAAGGCACGCCTCTCCTCGATTCCCGGTTCCAGCCCGACCCCGCATTCGCACAGGGACGTCCGGAGCCGTTCGGTTACTGGCGCGATGTCCGGAGGGCCCTGTTTGAGGACGAAGCCGTGATCGACGTAAGATTTTCTCCTGTGCTCACGCTGCGGGTCCGTATTGCCACGCCGGGCCGCTTCGCGATCTGGCAGGGGAAATCTCCCGATTATCCTCCCGGCCAGCGCAGCGGATTCTACGTCGAGAAGGGGGAGACCGGTGTCGAAGCTACGTTCACAACGGAAATTTTTCCCCTTCGGTAG
- a CDS encoding glycoside hydrolase, giving the protein MNRPLTFRINGLVLRFYITAGEPVKFTVDAAGTRASSPGSPWLKWARLVELQAAGYNPDDHHGNKYTGTSPADLLRHVSHRKAKGPEGGARLEVVQAGGGLRVVSHFHFIPRQSVFRTWTEVHNTGDASLLLEYASSLAITGLSRESGGRWADKMRLHLPDNNWCGECQWRSGRPGDFGLHQFYAAGRPGFGISRIAVSNQGTWSTAGALPLGVIENTGSGRTHFWQIEHNGSWHWELSDIAGELCLRASGPTWRESLWSERLAPGKTFTSVPVSYGIVAGGLQEALRSLTGVRRAIRRRHPDTEKLPVIFNDYMNCLWANPSEEKLLPLIAKAAEAGCEYFVIDAGWYAEAGRSWWDTVGEWQPVTSRFPRGLGAVIDTIRAHDMVPGLWLEIEVMGIHCPLAKTLPDDWFFQRDGKRVIDHGRYQLDFRNPAVRAHADGIIDRLVADFRIGYLKMDYNINAGPGTDRAADSPGAGLLAHNRAYLEWIEAVFGRHPRLVIENCGSGGLRMDYAMLRLHPLQSVSDQSDYRLNALIAAAAASAVAPEQAAVWSYPKPDGDEEETIFNLVNVLLLRVHQSGCIRDLSTRRFARITEGLALYKKIRADIRRGLPFWPLGLPKPGAGWLAFGLDCGRRRYLAVWRLDGHEKTCTIPLSLSEADSTTTECIYPLAKKTRFAFRKGGQIFSVTLPRRFTARLFRLGG; this is encoded by the coding sequence ATGAACCGTCCCCTTACTTTCCGTATCAACGGCCTCGTGCTCCGGTTTTACATCACCGCCGGCGAACCCGTGAAATTCACGGTGGACGCAGCCGGCACTCGCGCCTCCTCTCCCGGTTCCCCCTGGCTCAAGTGGGCGCGCCTCGTCGAGCTTCAGGCCGCCGGATACAACCCCGACGACCATCACGGCAACAAATACACCGGCACCTCGCCCGCCGACCTGTTACGCCACGTTTCCCATCGCAAGGCCAAGGGGCCGGAGGGCGGCGCGCGGCTCGAAGTCGTGCAGGCCGGAGGCGGCCTGCGCGTCGTCTCGCATTTTCACTTCATTCCCCGTCAGTCCGTCTTCCGCACCTGGACGGAGGTCCATAACACCGGGGATGCGTCGTTGCTGCTGGAATACGCAAGCAGCCTGGCCATCACCGGCCTTTCACGCGAGAGTGGCGGACGCTGGGCCGACAAGATGCGGCTGCACCTGCCCGACAACAACTGGTGCGGCGAATGCCAGTGGCGCTCGGGCCGGCCGGGGGACTTCGGACTGCATCAATTCTACGCCGCCGGGCGTCCCGGCTTCGGGATTTCGCGCATCGCGGTCTCCAACCAGGGCACCTGGTCCACCGCCGGCGCGCTGCCACTCGGCGTGATCGAAAACACCGGGAGCGGGCGGACGCATTTCTGGCAGATCGAGCATAACGGCTCATGGCACTGGGAACTCTCCGACATCGCCGGCGAACTCTGCCTGCGCGCCTCCGGTCCGACCTGGCGGGAGAGCCTGTGGTCGGAGCGCCTCGCGCCGGGCAAAACGTTCACCTCCGTGCCGGTGAGCTACGGCATCGTGGCGGGCGGCCTGCAAGAGGCGCTGCGCTCCCTCACCGGTGTGCGGCGGGCGATCCGTCGCCGTCATCCGGATACGGAAAAGCTTCCTGTCATATTCAACGACTACATGAACTGCCTCTGGGCCAACCCCAGCGAGGAGAAGCTGCTGCCCCTGATCGCGAAAGCGGCGGAGGCCGGCTGCGAGTATTTCGTGATCGACGCCGGCTGGTATGCCGAGGCCGGACGCTCGTGGTGGGATACCGTGGGCGAATGGCAACCCGTCACCAGCCGCTTTCCCCGCGGACTGGGCGCGGTGATCGACACGATCCGCGCACATGACATGGTCCCCGGACTGTGGCTGGAGATCGAGGTGATGGGCATCCATTGCCCCCTGGCAAAGACGTTGCCCGACGACTGGTTTTTCCAGCGTGACGGGAAGCGCGTGATCGACCACGGCCGCTACCAGCTCGACTTCCGCAACCCGGCGGTCCGTGCGCACGCCGACGGCATCATCGATCGCCTGGTGGCCGATTTTCGCATCGGTTACCTCAAGATGGACTACAACATCAACGCCGGCCCCGGAACCGACCGCGCCGCCGATTCACCGGGCGCCGGACTCCTCGCGCACAATCGCGCCTACCTGGAGTGGATCGAGGCCGTGTTCGGGCGCCACCCGCGCCTCGTGATCGAAAACTGCGGCAGCGGCGGCCTGCGCATGGACTACGCCATGCTCCGGCTGCATCCCCTGCAGTCGGTGAGTGACCAGTCCGACTACCGGTTGAACGCCCTGATTGCCGCTGCAGCGGCATCCGCCGTGGCGCCCGAACAGGCCGCCGTCTGGAGTTATCCCAAACCGGATGGCGACGAGGAGGAGACCATCTTCAATCTCGTCAACGTGCTGCTCCTGCGTGTTCACCAGAGCGGCTGTATCCGCGATTTGTCGACGCGCCGTTTCGCCCGGATCACCGAAGGGCTGGCGCTCTACAAAAAAATCCGCGCCGACATCCGCCGCGGACTTCCCTTCTGGCCGCTTGGCCTGCCGAAGCCCGGCGCCGGCTGGCTCGCCTTCGGCCTCGATTGCGGACGACGCCGTTATCTCGCCGTCTGGCGGCTGGATGGTCATGAGAAAACCTGCACGATTCCGCTGTCCCTGTCCGAAGCAGATTCGACGACGACGGAATGCATTTACCCGCTGGCGAAAAAAACGCGCTTCGCCTTCCGGAAGGGCGGACAGATTTTTTCCGTCACGTTGCCGCGCCGTTTCACCGCGCGTCTGTTCCGACTTGGCGGATGA
- a CDS encoding fructose-bisphosphate aldolase has protein sequence MRLLTRRSDVIARLHHAGEQHAPLLCPNAETPDEMEGILLGAQRHARATGARQVAIGIGFTGGYPDHPQLGGLALPGRDLAATAGHWLYWLDGYAGRPGLFDEVEVIPFFDHGWAPHAPDRELMDAPWFQDAVGILMFDASAHDLDENIRLTAAFVARAGARVVVEACPDKVYEHAELERKQLREADLLSRPESVENFVSRTGIDLIVPNLGTEHRATGAAPLEYRRDLAREITRRVGPIQALHGTSSLGGRLGTVGADGICKINYYTGMARAAATAVRTALDTAPDPLPVSRTCGSFSHRTRREAIADNIAGVLATLRA, from the coding sequence ATGCGCCTCCTTACCCGACGCTCCGACGTCATTGCCCGGCTCCACCACGCCGGCGAACAACACGCCCCCCTCCTCTGTCCCAACGCCGAAACCCCCGACGAGATGGAAGGCATCCTCCTCGGCGCGCAACGCCATGCCCGGGCCACCGGCGCCAGACAGGTCGCCATCGGCATCGGCTTCACGGGCGGCTATCCCGACCACCCGCAACTCGGCGGCCTCGCGCTTCCCGGTCGCGACCTCGCCGCCACCGCCGGCCACTGGCTGTATTGGCTCGACGGTTACGCCGGACGTCCCGGACTCTTCGACGAAGTCGAGGTCATCCCCTTCTTCGATCACGGCTGGGCGCCGCACGCTCCCGACCGCGAACTCATGGACGCCCCCTGGTTTCAGGACGCCGTGGGCATTCTCATGTTCGACGCCAGCGCGCATGACCTTGACGAAAACATTCGCCTCACCGCCGCCTTTGTCGCCCGTGCCGGCGCCCGGGTCGTTGTCGAAGCGTGTCCGGACAAGGTTTACGAACACGCCGAACTCGAGCGTAAACAGCTCCGGGAGGCCGATCTGCTCTCGCGACCTGAATCGGTGGAAAACTTCGTGTCTCGCACCGGCATCGATCTCATCGTTCCCAATCTCGGCACCGAACACCGCGCCACCGGCGCCGCCCCCCTGGAATACCGTCGCGACCTCGCCCGCGAGATCACCCGCCGGGTCGGTCCGATTCAGGCCCTGCACGGCACCAGCAGCCTCGGCGGCCGCCTCGGCACGGTCGGCGCGGATGGCATCTGCAAGATCAACTATTACACCGGCATGGCTCGCGCCGCCGCCACCGCCGTGCGAACCGCCCTCGACACCGCTCCCGATCCGCTCCCCGTCTCCCGCACCTGCGGCAGCTTCTCGCACCGCACCCGCCGCGAAGCCATCGCCGACAACATCGCCGGCGTTCTCGCCACGCTCCGCGCCTGA
- a CDS encoding ribokinase produces MSPVSPPDAPYDVVVLGMNVVDVLTEVPRSITPDAKHEVEQILVQGGGPASTAACQIAALGWRTAFVGRHGVNTISAISEAEFARCGVHADLFLRDDPAAQPAVAIVEVDRARQQRTVFYSTAGCRKLTAADVPAEAIRAARAVLVDGYETEASLAALRIAKKAGVRSVLDLETGDPAVLKELLALGTDAILPISAARALTGAESPDDALRGLAQWTTAQLLVTDGARGSWALNPATGAVLHQPAFSVAVVDTTGCGDCYHAAWLSAMLSGWTLPLRMEFASWTAAYVAEALGGRTHLPTRAALAARDPSMLSPALRERLSAFLSR; encoded by the coding sequence ATGTCTCCCGTTTCGCCTCCGGATGCCCCTTACGATGTCGTCGTTCTCGGCATGAACGTCGTGGACGTGCTCACCGAAGTGCCCCGCTCCATCACTCCCGATGCCAAACACGAGGTCGAACAAATTCTCGTGCAAGGCGGCGGCCCGGCCTCGACCGCCGCGTGCCAGATCGCCGCCCTCGGCTGGCGCACGGCGTTTGTCGGACGCCACGGGGTCAACACCATCAGCGCCATCTCGGAGGCCGAGTTCGCCCGCTGCGGCGTGCATGCCGACCTCTTCCTGCGCGATGACCCCGCCGCCCAGCCCGCCGTGGCCATCGTCGAGGTGGACAGGGCCAGGCAGCAACGCACCGTTTTCTACTCCACGGCCGGCTGTCGCAAGCTCACCGCCGCCGATGTGCCTGCGGAGGCGATCCGCGCGGCGCGCGCCGTCCTCGTGGACGGCTACGAGACCGAGGCCTCGCTCGCTGCTCTCCGCATCGCAAAAAAAGCCGGCGTCCGCTCCGTGCTCGACCTGGAGACCGGAGACCCCGCCGTGCTCAAGGAACTGCTCGCCCTCGGCACCGATGCGATTTTGCCGATCTCCGCCGCCCGCGCTCTCACCGGCGCGGAGTCGCCCGACGATGCGTTGCGCGGACTCGCGCAATGGACCACCGCCCAACTCCTCGTGACCGATGGCGCCCGGGGCAGTTGGGCGCTCAATCCCGCCACCGGCGCAGTCCTGCATCAGCCGGCCTTCTCCGTCGCCGTGGTGGACACGACCGGATGCGGCGATTGCTACCACGCGGCCTGGCTCTCCGCCATGCTCTCCGGCTGGACGCTGCCGCTGCGCATGGAGTTCGCAAGCTGGACGGCCGCCTACGTCGCCGAGGCGCTTGGCGGACGCACGCATCTGCCCACGCGAGCCGCGCTCGCCGCCCGCGACCCGTCGATGCTCTCTCCCGCCCTGCGCGAACGCCTGTCCGCGTTCCTTTCCCGATAA
- a CDS encoding fucose isomerase, with protein MNTRIPPPALPDLPSEGVASRLLKGLFPPPAVKPARIVVLGCGTAVHFPWDHACKIYAEASAQIRQVVRSAGLPVEIVTCDAPFEDPVALVRTLDELLATNIDGVILFHAAYTCGEIGSHLGRWLLDHPAPLLSWSWPDPVTGDAIVANSLCCQNFLLGMMARLGVRYVWMHEPVDASAHPFIERFLRSARARSRFRHGKLLHVGGTRVEAFYDGETDELSVMRRFGLRFDRIDLQTALDRSRKFSDAHIRPLREAILQNTLCTKVALPDSQTDQTLRFGLAILDYAQERGYIGCTVKSWPDLWFAYQCSIDGAVSMLNDYGLCTAEEGEMNGLISSLALWEISNGKAITSMMDLSAANVAKNRIGLWHCGASPTRMLRKGRTYEARKHVCLENGDPSTAVGLMLEFLLELGPVTVTRYQSPDAARCFTFEGDLRDCELAFRGNYGEVEPVAGHTAADVMGSILAHGMDHHWSFGYGHWARELSMLNHWLGVRELPLVRSPQLQGFSQ; from the coding sequence ATGAATACCCGCATCCCGCCACCCGCGCTACCCGATCTCCCGTCTGAAGGCGTCGCCTCGCGCCTCCTCAAGGGCCTGTTCCCGCCGCCCGCCGTGAAGCCTGCGCGCATCGTCGTCCTCGGCTGCGGCACCGCCGTCCACTTCCCGTGGGACCATGCCTGCAAAATCTACGCCGAGGCCTCCGCGCAAATCAGGCAGGTGGTCCGGTCCGCCGGGCTGCCTGTCGAAATCGTCACCTGCGACGCCCCGTTCGAGGATCCTGTCGCGCTCGTCCGCACGCTCGACGAACTCCTCGCCACCAACATCGACGGCGTCATTCTCTTCCATGCCGCCTACACCTGCGGCGAGATCGGCTCCCACCTCGGCCGCTGGCTGCTCGACCACCCCGCGCCGCTCCTCAGCTGGTCGTGGCCCGATCCCGTCACGGGCGACGCCATCGTGGCCAACAGCCTGTGTTGCCAGAATTTCCTCCTCGGCATGATGGCCCGCCTGGGTGTGCGCTACGTGTGGATGCACGAGCCGGTGGACGCCTCGGCCCATCCCTTCATCGAACGCTTCCTGCGCAGCGCCCGCGCCAGGTCGCGCTTCAGGCACGGCAAACTGCTCCACGTCGGCGGCACGCGCGTCGAGGCGTTCTACGACGGGGAGACCGACGAACTCTCCGTCATGCGCCGCTTCGGCCTGCGCTTCGACCGCATCGACCTGCAAACCGCGCTCGACCGCTCCCGCAAGTTCTCCGATGCCCACATCCGCCCCCTCCGCGAGGCGATCCTCCAAAACACGCTCTGCACCAAGGTCGCTCTCCCCGACTCGCAGACCGACCAGACCCTGCGCTTCGGCCTCGCCATCCTCGATTACGCGCAGGAACGCGGCTACATCGGTTGCACCGTGAAAAGCTGGCCCGACCTCTGGTTCGCCTACCAGTGCTCCATTGATGGCGCCGTCTCCATGCTCAACGACTACGGCCTCTGCACCGCCGAGGAAGGCGAGATGAATGGCCTCATCTCCTCTCTCGCCCTCTGGGAAATCAGCAACGGCAAGGCCATCACCAGCATGATGGACCTCTCCGCCGCCAACGTTGCGAAAAACCGCATCGGGCTCTGGCACTGCGGAGCCTCGCCCACCCGCATGCTGCGCAAAGGCCGTACCTACGAGGCGCGCAAGCACGTCTGCCTCGAAAACGGCGACCCTTCCACCGCCGTCGGTCTCATGCTCGAATTTTTGCTGGAGCTCGGTCCCGTCACGGTCACCCGTTACCAGTCGCCCGATGCCGCCCGCTGCTTCACGTTCGAGGGCGACCTGCGCGATTGCGAACTCGCCTTCCGCGGCAACTACGGCGAGGTGGAACCGGTCGCCGGCCATACCGCGGCCGATGTCATGGGCTCCATCCTCGCCCACGGCATGGATCATCACTGGAGTTTCGGCTACGGCCACTGGGCTCGCGAACTCTCCATGCTCAACCACTGGCTCGGCGTCCGCGAACTGCCGCTCGTGCGCAGTCCGCAACTCCAGGGTTTTAGCCAATGA
- a CDS encoding AraC family transcriptional regulator produces MKLRFEKIPYAEGMSFACLSYTGRECSNPLHLHPEYELTHFVRGRGHWIVGDATGELQDGHLVLLGPELPHLFRMDASSRRRALARVLQFREDCLGPAFFTLPEARHIRELLTRARRGLVFGKATRSRIQDHLARLLETPAERRLLPLLGLLETAAGDGNARFLASSGYRSSLQPGEAARINKVLDHVTARLDQEIYLADVARVAGLSEAAFSRFFRRTVKKTFSHFLNELRISLACRQLLETDHTITGIAFACGFNNLSNFNRRFLDLRGETPSGFRQRRQRIMTDGKGEGAAARFAPA; encoded by the coding sequence ATGAAACTCCGGTTCGAAAAGATTCCTTATGCCGAGGGCATGTCCTTCGCCTGTCTCTCCTACACGGGGCGCGAATGCAGCAACCCGCTGCACTTGCATCCGGAATACGAACTCACGCATTTCGTGCGCGGTCGCGGGCACTGGATCGTGGGCGACGCGACGGGCGAGTTGCAGGATGGCCACCTCGTGCTGCTGGGGCCCGAACTGCCGCATCTTTTCCGGATGGACGCCTCGTCGCGGCGACGGGCGTTGGCCCGGGTGCTCCAGTTTCGCGAAGACTGCCTGGGTCCGGCTTTTTTCACGTTGCCCGAAGCCAGGCATATCCGGGAATTGCTGACCCGTGCGCGGCGCGGCCTTGTTTTCGGAAAGGCAACCCGCAGCCGCATCCAGGATCACCTCGCCCGCCTGCTGGAGACGCCTGCCGAGCGCCGGTTGCTGCCGCTGCTCGGCCTGCTCGAGACCGCGGCCGGGGACGGGAATGCCCGCTTTCTGGCCTCGTCCGGCTATCGTTCATCCCTGCAACCGGGCGAAGCCGCCCGCATCAACAAAGTATTGGACCATGTCACCGCACGGCTGGACCAGGAGATTTATCTGGCGGACGTGGCCCGGGTTGCCGGGCTGAGCGAGGCGGCTTTCAGCCGTTTCTTTCGCCGCACGGTGAAGAAGACATTCAGCCATTTCCTCAACGAGCTGCGCATCAGCCTGGCTTGCCGGCAACTTCTGGAGACGGACCATACGATCACCGGGATCGCCTTCGCCTGCGGCTTCAACAACCTTTCCAATTTCAACCGGCGGTTCCTGGACCTGCGAGGCGAGACGCCTTCCGGGTTTCGCCAACGGCGGCAGCGGATCATGACGGACGGGAAGGGGGAAGGGGCGGCGGCGCGCTTTGCTCCGGCATGA
- a CDS encoding N-terminal cleavage protein gives MNADNAPILATTARLSRQTPLRFARRRLRREVRHSPAFTLIELLTVIVIIGILAAILIPVVSRVRESARKAQCISNLRQCGTAILLFTQENRSRFPVGTDYGKDVFGIRGSDGGYWGWYSYIAPYTNMKRSGTAKVKIVPSCPVERPDLSSDYQYWHNYTGYSWNKQLGYAQGGVAYCKRLENISAPTRTPMLWEALQYSEGQNPYDGAKFIFPHGNTANILMVDGHVLPFKPQGTNSKADYPEFVWTP, from the coding sequence ATGAATGCCGACAACGCCCCGATCCTTGCCACGACTGCACGCTTGTCCCGACAGACCCCGCTTCGCTTCGCCCGTCGGAGACTCCGCCGCGAAGTCCGTCACTCTCCGGCCTTCACGCTCATCGAACTGCTCACGGTTATCGTCATCATCGGCATTCTTGCTGCCATCCTGATTCCGGTGGTCAGCCGTGTGCGTGAATCCGCGCGCAAGGCCCAATGCATTTCCAACCTCCGGCAATGCGGCACGGCCATTCTGCTTTTCACCCAGGAAAACCGTTCCCGGTTTCCGGTGGGAACCGATTATGGCAAAGATGTCTTCGGCATCCGTGGGAGCGATGGAGGTTATTGGGGCTGGTATTCCTATATCGCACCCTACACCAACATGAAGCGGTCGGGGACAGCGAAAGTGAAAATCGTGCCGAGTTGTCCTGTCGAGCGCCCCGACCTTTCATCCGATTACCAATACTGGCACAACTACACCGGTTACAGCTGGAACAAACAACTCGGTTATGCGCAGGGAGGCGTGGCCTACTGCAAACGCCTCGAAAACATCTCGGCCCCCACTCGAACCCCCATGCTCTGGGAAGCACTGCAGTATTCGGAAGGCCAAAACCCCTACGATGGGGCGAAGTTTATTTTCCCTCACGGCAACACCGCCAACATCCTGATGGTCGACGGCCACGTCCTCCCCTTCAAACCGCAAGGCACCAATTCCAAAGCCGACTACCCCGAGTTCGTCTGGACTCCCTGA